A genomic stretch from Aedes albopictus strain Foshan chromosome 2, AalbF5, whole genome shotgun sequence includes:
- the LOC109428116 gene encoding uncharacterized protein LOC109428116: MNSVRGQPKVSSAEHAVEIDSFSTTQHRLSECTRYFPKRDHQLPSSDNIIPTKKARFSSGHPEAPGGDSVKLHSHQSTDLPGRDNTIKQPEMELKVAEGDMGFEIPTFVNNAPAIEVRCNRDTAHQEICAKTKKIYEKRIGVLKERCQNLQGVVKEQAKKLAKPNLALEALENTFNPDQVDILLYKRKQAKEWSDNTITESLKTKFVCGKQGYEHVRQKYPLPTQRTLQKRMEDLNFDTGILDDVIELLKLKLNTMTPEDLDCGIVFDEMSIEEARSYSVADSKFFGDVTISGPAGTASHALVFMLVGVRSRWKQVVGYHFTGHTIFEEALKDIVFEIIEKVEAIGCKVCFITSDCGPSNKKLWNCLGLKFHKEEVLSSQPIAHPFDDTRTIEVIPDVIHVFKSTVQGWIKNEVLFLPADVVESCGFVSNEVRISHLRDLVHFEHQNLLKVSYGLTTRDVEFGKKRSNFDAMKVINSHKYVNSNVAAALKVYSNLENRPDVLPTAYFIEQLSTWFRLSKNRSFDSALNKGLELYFIFSLKNFLTFLSF; this comes from the exons ATGAACAGCGTCCGTGGTCAACCAAAAGTTTCAAGCGCCGAGCACGCAGTCGAAATAGACAGTTTTTCCACAACACAACACCGGCTGTCGGAATGCACTCGTTATTTTCCGAAAAGAGATCATCAGTTACCATCTAGCGACAACATCATTCCTACGAAAAAGGCACGATTTTCATCCGGTCACCCTGAAGCACCCGGTGGTGATTCTGTTAAGCTACATAGTCATCAGTCAACCGATCTTCCCGGAAGAGATAATACGATAAAGCAACCGGAAATGGAATTGAAGGTAGCGGAAGGAGATATGGGTTTCGAGATTCCGACATTTGTGAACAACGCTCCAGCTATTGAAGTCCGCTGTAATCGTGACACAGCGCATCAGGAAATCTGTGCGAAGACCAAGAAGATTTATGAGAA gcgTATTGGTGTACTGAAAGAAAGGTGTCAAAATCTTCAAGGCGTTGTGAAAGAACAGGCCAAAAAGCTGGCTAAACCCAACTTGGCGTTGGAAGCTTTAGAAAACACTTTCAATCCGGATCAAGTAGATATTCTTCTCTACAAAAGAAAGCAGGCGAAAGAATGGAGCGACAACACTATcacagagagtttgaaaacaaaatttgtgtGCGGGAAGCAAGGCTACGAGCATGTGCGCCAAAAGTATCCATTACCGACACAACGAACTCTGCAAAAGCGTATGGAAGACCTCAACTTCGACACTGGAATCCTGGACGACGTAATCGAGCTCTTGAAACTTAAACTAAATACGATGACACCTGAGGATTTGGATTGCGGCATAGTCTTTGACGAGATGTCCATCGAGGAAGCACGAAGTTATTCGGTTGCGGACAGTAAATTTTTCGGTGACGTTACCATTTCTGGTCCTGCAGGGACTGCCAGTCATGCCTTGGTGTTCATGCTTGTGGGTGTACGGAGCCGCTGGAAACAAGTTGTAGGTTACCATTTCACCGGCCACACTATATTCGAAGAAGCTCTAAAAGACatagtttttgaaattattgaaaaagtagaaGCGATAGGATGCAAGGTATGCTTCATAACATCGGATTGTGGACCTAGCAATAAAAAGCTTTGGAATTGCTTAGGTCTAAAATTCCATAAGGAAGAGGTCTTGAGCAGTCAACCCATCGCGCATCCGTTCGACGATACGAGGACGATTGAAGTAATTCCCGATGTAATACACGTGTTTAAGTCCACTGTGCAAGGTTGGATTAAAAACGAAGTGTTGTTCCTACCAGCGGATGTTGTAGAATCCTGTGGATTTGTTTCGAATGAAGTTCGGATTTCACACTTGCGAGATTTAGTTCATTTTGAACACCAAAATCTGCTTAAAGTGTCTTATGGTCTTACAACCAGGGATGTGGAGTTTGGAAAGAAAAGAAGCAATTTCGACGCCATGAAAGTGATCAATTCTCACAAATACGTAAATTCAAATGTCGCAGCCGCTTTGAAAGTCTACAGCAACCTCGAAAATCGCCCCGATGTATTGCCAACTGCTTATTTTATTGAGCAACTTTCAACATGGTTCAGGTTGTCCAAGAATCGGTCGTTTGATTCTGCTTTGAACAAAGGTCTTGAATTATATTTCATATTTAGTTTAAAAAACTTTTTAACTTTTTTATCATTTTAG